CCTCTTCTACACCAGGAATCAGAAACATTAAGTTATTCAGTGCTTCATTAAACAGTGGACACTTTGCTCCTGACCACACACATCCACCAATTCTGGCAAGACCCAGGGCTAAGGAAAGTTTGATATCTAAACTGCTGAAACTGCTAAAGGATTCACAAAAGATTAAGCATATGATGCAAATGAAATTAGGCATGAAATTATATTCCTCAATGAACTAAAGCTTTAGAGAGAAATTATGTTTTGATATATGCTCTCAGTACATGTCAATGCCTTCTTACAACAACTGATGTCAGGCAGTATAATATGCAGTAAAACTGTAATGCTGTACAGAAACATTACAGTCCTCCTTCTCATATCCAGCAAAAAACATAAGGAAAGTGAATGTCTTAGAAAACCAGGATCAGCTAAATTAATAAACTATACTGTTCTTTTATTCCCACATCACTTGCTCTTTTTCTTGTGTTATTACACAGAAAAGGATTTGCTTGTTATGTTTGCTGCCATTAGATTTCATTTCAAGCTTCACTAAATTGGCATAAAGGAAACAAGTTATTCAGCCTTCCCGTTATGTCTGCAGAACATCCACTTGGTTCAGGGCCCATTTCCTACCATGCAAGCAAGAGATCCAAACACTCAGAATTCTTCACTCAGAACAAGGGAGTGTTGGAACATATCAATGTATATTCATAAGTCCTGAAGTAAATATTCCAGCAGATACAAAAGATGCCATTCCATCGCATGAACTACCTGAAAAGACCAatcattttctcctctttcaatTAATTAAAGCTTAATTCAATGTCTGTCTCCTAATAGTCAAATCCTCCTAATTTGGTTGCTCCTAACTCCTTGTGAgatcacttttaaaaaaagaactttgTTCTAAAGGAGTGAAGCCTGAGGAAATACAAAATCCCGAGAGCAGGACTTTCTCTAGCCTCTGAAATGCCCCATTCTTTGTGGTGGAGCTGAGAAAGACTTGCTGCTTTCAGAATTTGTGGTTTCATCTGTGCTGCTGTTACTGACATTTCCCAGCCTACAGCAAGACAGTTATTAAATATAGAGtttatttcttcaaataaatatttggtaATTAAGCCCAAAGGATTAATATAAATTTACTCTGTTTTGAAATTACGTGAATCTAGAGTCACATGCAACCATGCTTAGACAAGTGCACGTGCAGGTATGTAGCACATGTGCTGAGTGGGCTCTAGGTGTGGTTACTGAGcacaaaaagaaatgcaaagaagCAGTGAACTTGTCTGAGCACAAAATCCCTTGTGTGTGGGACCCTCATTTGATCTATGCCCTGGTTCCTGTGGTGGCCCTGACATGCCAGCTTTGGTTTTGTGACACTCCATGGGAAAGTACGGGATTGCAAGTACACAGCTGAGAGAAATTAACTGCCCTTTGATAACAAATTATTTCCACTTCCTCCAGACTGCATAACTGCTTTCCTATCAACCATCTACACTCCAACTGTCCCATTATCAGGTCAATGTGTTTTATTGTCTTCTTCAGACTTCATCTTCTCCCCCCATGGCCGGGGATGTCTCTTAGAGACCAACCACTCAAAATCCTCAGTTCTTCCACGGCATCACAGACAGGAATATGCCATTCCCGAAGGCCCTTCCCTGCTGAGCGCAGAGCTCCTGTCTCCTCGGGTCATCTTCTGGCTGTCTCCCAGCCTCAATGCCTTCTGccatttcccctttctctgcCAAGCCAGCATTTCTGACTTGTTTTCCTTGGgtatggggttttgggggtttttccccctaatCAATAGTGTCCATCAATCCAGCATCCATCACACTTTATTCCACCTTCCAGACCCAAATCCACCGAGTTTTTTGTCCAACCGCCTTCTCCCCGCTTCGCACCGGAGGCTCTTCTCTCCCTCATTCGCACCAAGCTCCTGTCGTCTCCCATCGTTTCCTGCCCCACTTTCCgcctttcagcagcagcaaaaaatcGCATTAAAGCTCCGGGCGCAGGTGCCAATCCCTCCCGCCGCAGGGGCCGTGTCTGGAGGGGGTTTCTGCCCGGTCACCGGAGGCACAGAGCCCCGGGGAGGGTGGATGGACAGCAGCGACAGCCGGCCCAGGGACACCGAGAGCCCACTAACCCTTTGTATTTATTGCAAACATGGgcaatatctttattttttttctcagtgaaagCCCCTATATTAAACTTCCCTGGATGTGCGCCTCTTGTAAGGTACCCCTTCCCAGACTGGAGCAGCGCCAGGGCACACCGCAAACACTGCCGAGGGCCAGAACAAGCCGCCGCTACCTTGCCCCTGCAGAGGCCACCGCGGCGCAGGCCCGGTCCGGTGGCCTCTGCTGTCGCCGCTGCTGTCGCCGCTGCcggacagggactgggacaggagCGGAGCGGACCAGACCAGACCCGCCCGCCCAAGGCGGCGCGCGACGAGCGGCCCGTCCGCGATCCACGGAATCGAGCGGCGGCGCCGAGCGGCGATTGGCGGCGCgcgggcggccccgccccgcccctcaCATGACCGCTAGCGAGGTTTTTGTCGCGCCCGCTCGCCCCGGCCGCTCGCCGTGCCCCGGTGTCCCCACcgccggcagcagcagcagcaccgccGCCATGGGCCCGCGCCGCTCCGCCGCCTCCTCCCGCGGCCGCCTCCtcctgccgctgctgctgctcggcGTCTCTGGTGagcggggcagcgccggggcccGGGGGAGGGGAGCGGGTGTCGGGTGTCCCCGCGGGCTCGTGCCGctccccgcccccgccccgtcACGCACGTGACGCGGCGTGCGGGcaccgggggtcccggggggggtcccggggccgCCTCGGCCCCGCGGCGCCTTcagggggcggccccggggcggaggcgccgccgctgccgcccccCCGCGCTGCCACCCAcgggagggaggggacagcgacGGGGCCAAGGCCCCGCGCCGTGCCGGGGAGGCCGGGAACCCCGGGGTGCTTCCGCCGAGGGCCGGGGCCCGGCAGCCGGGACGGTGGGCCCACCCtcgcggcccggcccggccgttCTGTCAGCGCTTCTCGGCCGGGGGCCGCGGGCACGGCAGCGTCTGTGCCGGGAGACACCGCGTCGGGAATACAACAGCTGGGAAAAGTTCTCTTAAAAGGCAGAGGGAATTTAACGCCCGTGTTTCTCAAGCTGGGAATCGTGGAAGCACAACGAAGGCAATGCCGATCCCATCTCTTGGGGGTCAGCTTGAGTCGTAATCACTGATACAACAcgtaaaataataaaaataatagatcCTGATCTGCAAGCAGCGCATTGTTCAAGTGCTGTGTTCATGCCCTTTGGTTTACCCACTTTGTCACCAGAAAGCTGATGCTTATTTCAGAGAGTCAGAATtctaggttggaagggacctcaaggaTCAGATGGTCCAGCCTTTCTTGGCCAAGACACGGTCTAGACGAGATGGCCCAACACCCTGTACAGCCAAATCTTAAAAGTGTCCAGTGTTGGGTGGTCAGTGCGTTGAGAATATTAGTTTGTGTCAGGTAAACAGACTATAAAACATTCTCTCAATTTTTGCCAGCTTTGACAGTTTTATAGTGTGCTTCCTATTTTTGATAGTTTTTAGAAATCTAGCTATTCTTTCACTGTCTGGTAAATTGAATGTGGTCCTGATATAATTTACTGCTTTGTGATGAGCTGTCCTCTTAAGTGGAtctagaaaatgaagaaaaagcaatGTCTTAATAGCTGATAATCATATCTTACAGGTTTTTTCCAGTCCTATGCAGTTGAAGTAGATATAAAGGATGCTTCTAATGCTACATGCCTGTATGCAAATTGGATGATGAGGTTCTTGATAACATATGAATCAAACAATGGTGATTATGTAAGTATTTGGGAGTAACTCTTGCTGAGAACTGGATTTTGACCTGGATTAAAGTTTAAGCTCTTTTACCTAGGGTGTTtgatttcttactttttttttactaaatcGGTTGAGAAGAATATTCCTATGTAGTCCTTATGAAGTAAAGAATAAGTTCTCAGTCTTAAATGATGTACACAAAACTCACCAAGTCTAACCAGGATCAGTGTAGTTATGTTCTTAACCCAAGCAGTAAATGTAATTGCAGCTCAGCATGATAAAGATTTACAGCCAGGTTAGAGTTGTACTTTTGTACTCGAATCTGATACTGCTCCTTTCTCAGGCAGGTGTCAGGGACCCTTTATCATAATTTTCCAGAATAACCTAAAATAATCTCACTTATCTTGTGCAAGGTTTCATCTAACTCCAGCAAGTTTATAATGTTGTCATGGGGAAGAGGTGCATgtgaatgcattttaaattccCCTTTTCTTCTAGAAAACCACAACCCTGAATTTGTCATCGAGCGTGACACACAATGGAAGCGTCTGTGGCAATGACACACAGGCTGCAGTTGTGGCAGTGCAGTTTGGAGAAGGTCATTCTTGGAGCATTAACATCACAAAAACCAATGAAACTTACCAGGGAGACTTCATCACACTGACCTACAACACCAATGACACAGCTGTATTCCCTGATGCTAAAAGAAAAGGTAACATTCAGTGCAGAATCTGACTTGCAAAGCAATCTCAGCCAGAAGTGTCAGACCTCATGTACCTGACCTGGCTTGGCTTCTTCGAAGTAAGGAGGAATCCAGGAGTTAGTAATGAATGTAATGAGTTCTGTACCACGTGCTGCTAACTGCTGTTCCTTGTACCTGCCTGCTGGGTAACAATGCAGGCCAAATGGCTTCACTGAATGTGTAATTCCTGTAAGTGGAAGGGGAAGGATAAACTGCTTTGATCAGTGAGGTAGACAGCAGGCATATGGAAGATTAGTTTTAGTGGGCACTGCTTGATCTGCTTCCTTGCCAAGCAATACAGTGTTAGGCTGTCTATGTACTAATGCCTAGTAATAATAGAATTGTTTTCTCCTTACAAACTTAAGTAAAAGGGTTCACCTTTCTAATGGCTTGTCTAGTTCTGTAAGCTTGGTTACTCCTGCATTACCTAGCACTTCAGGTCAGAACATACAGGGAGAACATTCAAGAGAGCTTGAGATTGTTAAACTTAATTATTGCTTAGTCTTTGTCTTATGAAATTATATAAAGTGTAACACTACCTTTAAGTTCTTGTAGTTCATAAGGCATTAAAACATTTGTGCTTATTTGTAGGACCAGTTACTGTTCTTATGAAGGATCCTGCACATCCAGTTCAGCTGAATACTGTCTTCGTGTGTCACAATTCCTTCgttattgaagaaaaaaatacaacacagATTTTCTGGAATGTTACTGTGCAGGCTTTTGTTCAGAATGGCACAGTCAGTAAAAAAGGTGAGCATTTCAGTTTGTGAAAGAGCTTTTTTGTGTTGCACCTTAGTGCAGGGAGCAAAGTCccataataaaaaaacccaccaattCTAAGATGTGTTGCGTTTAATAATATCCATGTAAATATCCTCTAGTACTTCTTTCCTTGTTCCTGGAAAAATAGCTTAGGAAAACGGATTTAGTAGTGTGCTCTACTGTCGATTGTTTGTGTGCCAAGGTGGGGTTCTTCTCAACTGTGTATTCCAGTAATTGGGGTATTAAAAATAAGCACTTCAGAGCTACTGTTGCTGAGTAAATCATTTGAGTTTGAGGGGTTTTAGCTGACTGCCTTCCACTTCCAGTGGTGGCCTCTGCTGTTGTATTTGAGTAGTCCAGAGCCTATTGTCTCATCTCATAGCTCAGGAAAGAGACGAGCACAGCATCGTGCTGCATGTAGCCTAATAGGGTCACTTATTTGACAGCAAATACATGTCACACTTTTAAAACAACTTAACTGCCTTTCTGTATTTTGCTTCCATGTGTCAGAGGCAAGTGGTACTGAGTGTGGATTTAAAACTGTGTTAGAGGATTTCTGAGAATAAGTGGCAACTGTACTTTGTCTGAGTAATAAGACTACAATAAAATTTCAGTAATGAAATGGTgattaaaatgtcttttcagaGACTAGATGTCCTGCTGATACACCTACTTCTGCACCTACTGTTCCACCTACTATTGCCAATGTCACTACTGCATCTACCACTACTTTGTCTCCTGCTCCAACAACTGCTCCCAAACCTGTGGAGAATCCAGACACGGGAAACTATTCTCTTAAAAGTGGAAATAAAACGTGTTTCCTGGCAACTGTGGGGCTGCAACTGAATGTTTCCCAAGACAAggtgcttcttttttcttttggagagTAAAAGTTGCTGTAGTTATTTGGTGTGAAATCTGAAGGCAGAGTATTGTTTTGTACACTGCTGGCTGTCCAGAATTGCGTCTAAGTATTGTATGTAGCACCTCTCTGACATCAGAATAGTTTTGTTGCATAATACATGTCTTCAAAATACTTACATGGATTCAGTAGGATTTTTTATTGGGAATACTTCTAAAATGATTAAAAGTCTGGAACTTTCTTAACTGTTATGGCTGTTGTTCCCTGCAGATTTTGTCTTTCCCCTCAGAGAGTAGCCCGTTGTGTTTGGGAACAAAGTAGCACTTCTCAAGgaatttgtttgtttcagtATTGCCAGCATGTAAATTTAACTCAAACAACCTTGGTTCCATAGCAGCCGAGCTCAGCTCTTCCTGCTGTCATATTTATGACAAGCTCTTCTAACCCAAGACTGCTCCTGACTGCGACAATGTATTCCAAAGGCCGCTGAATGTCTTTGATGTGTTTTGTCTGTATTTCAGCCTCTTCTGATCAACATCAATCCAAAGACAACTGTCGCAGATGGTGCCTGTGGTAACACAACAGCCACTCTGAAATTGAATGATGGAAATAGCACACTGATTGGTTTCACATTTGCTGTTGTAagtaacttttattttaaatttatcatTTAACAGCATGCATGGGGATCACTTAGAGTAAAATCCTCCTGTTGCTTGCTGGTGGTCAGCTGTTCCCATATGGGAAGTGGAACTGGCCAGCTGAGTGCCTCAAGACAAATGGAAAACTGGGTTAAAGTGGTAGAAAATGTAAAACTGGTAAATGTGTTGGCTTTTGTAAAGCATGTATTCTTAACGTTACAAATGCAAAATTGCACACTGACACTTGGTTCTTGTGTCttgaacagaaaaatacaagtgCAAGTGTACAGAAATTTTATCTGCGGGAGGTGAATGTTACTCTGCTCAACCATCTGAATGGTTCTGGTAAGAAATAGTATCTGCCTTAAACAAGGGTAATACTTTATTCAGTGTCTGCATCAAATAATTCTGGctttttttcagtgttgttcATGCTTACTGTTAGCTCCTACTTATGTCTAGAAGTTGGTATGAACAAAAATAATAAGCAGAAATGGCTGTATGAGTTACTTTAAACGGTGTAGGACCACTCTACTATTCCTGAAACTTCTGCTAATTGAAGTCACTGTAAATTAAGAGGACTTCTTTTCAGTAATGTAATTTTGGTGGTGCTGTGAAATCTAATTGTACCAACTTTGAAGCTTTTTTCGTAAACCAGCTGTTGTCTTCTTTGtttgaaaatgctgctgtagCTTCCAACCGCTTGTACTTAACTCTCACTAAAAAAAGGCCAGTCCTTCAGAAACTAGAGTATACTTTTTTCCCAATAAACatatgttttctctttttttttttaaattgcttgtCATAGCTACAGCAATTAAAGAGCATTAAAGCTAAAACACTTGAAACTCTGCAGCACTGAGACAAGTGGAGGTATAAGGGAAGCCTGATGTCATGTACATATGAAAGAGAGGTTACTGTATGAACTTCAGGTTTTGATTTCTAAGCTGATCAATCCCACTTTGCACTACTTTGTTTTTCAGACTAGTCAGTGTTGAAGTGTTGGCCCCTCTAGATTCAGCTACTCAGTCTTACTGTATTAGCAGCTGTCTTGCATTTTAAGTGAACATGCaaattccctttctttctttttccttctttgtttaGTCATTTCAAGTGCAGATAACAACAACTTAAGCAAGTGGGATGCTTTCCTTGGTAGCTCTTACATGTGCCGAAAAGAGCAAACCCTTCAGATTAATGAAAATGTTCAAGTACATACTTTTAATCTATGGATTCAGCCATTCCTTGTGGAGGCAAATAAATTTGCTACAGGTAAGAgttatggttttgtttttagtgATGCTTGCAAAATTCTCACTTGCTAAAAAGCACCAGCATTAGGTACAAGCACTTTATCTCAGAAGCTCTTGTtccaattttttaaaacatgtttagATATACATGGAATGAAGAGAAGTTCTGAGAGTGACATTCAAGTTCAAGCAAAGCTTTGCTCTCACTTAAAAAATGTCTGCTAAAGAGTGTGGTTCTTCTTCACAAAACTTGAATGAACTAGAGACCCTGAATAGGGACTTAAGCATTGCTATGCAGAATACATTAGAAGTTACTTGATAACATCTTGACTTTCAACATTTGTAGCTCAGATATGTAAGAAAATTGGACAGAACTTTTGCAGAGGTGGACTTTGGAAATACTGTTaggtgttttgtttctttttaccTGTCAGTCTGAGGAATAGGAATAGGGGAAGAATGAACTGTCAGGGGCTTCCTTCAGAGGCAGTCTTGAGTATCCAGAACAAAAGAGATTCTGAAATGTTTGTTTGCTGCATTATCTTGATCTTGTCTGGAGAAAACTGAAATGTCTTAAATTACCTCTTAATATTTAGTGCAAACTGGTCTTTGTGCTTAATGCTAATACTTGCAGCACAGTCTTATTGGACTCGACTGATCTGTAGACACATAGATTGAAAAGTTCTGGTTTTAGACAGAAGTAAGATAACTCCAGATGTGTGTAGGGTAAACAGTTTAGTCTTTCTAAAGAGTTAGGGATCCATTTCACATGGTAGTTAAAGTTGCAGCTGGCTTTCTTTTAATTATAGTTATTTTATCTGTGTAACGTGTCTTTGTTCTGGATAGATTCTTGATACCAAATCCAGGTCACTTTTTATCCTTAATGAGTAAAAGTATCAACCAGACTTGCTTTAAGTATGAAATAGATAAGCCTGGTTTGTGAATGTAGAAGAATGGCTGCTCCCTTGCCTGGTGCAGATCTTGTGCACAGGAAAACTTGTACACCCCTAACTTGCTCTAGGTTATCAATGCTTAACTTAATTAAAATGCTTAAATGGGCTAAATGTATTGATGAGACCTCTGCAGTTCTTTCTTTCATAGTTTAAATAAtagttgatttttttaacaCCTTCATATtaaggaaaacagatttttatacCACACTTGGCAAGTGTTCTGACTTTATTTATTCCTTATTGCAACCTTTTTCTCACCTACAGCCCAGGAGTGTTCGCTGGATGATGACAGCATTCTAATCCCAATTGTAGTTGGTGCTGCACTTGCTGTCTTGATTGCCATTATAGTGGTTGCTTACATAAttggcaga
This sequence is a window from Haemorhous mexicanus isolate bHaeMex1 chromosome 14, bHaeMex1.pri, whole genome shotgun sequence. Protein-coding genes within it:
- the LAMP2 gene encoding lysosome-associated membrane glycoprotein 2 isoform X1; translated protein: MTASEVFVAPARPGRSPCPGVPTAGSSSSTAAMGPRRSAASSRGRLLLPLLLLGVSGFFQSYAVEVDIKDASNATCLYANWMMRFLITYESNNGDYKTTTLNLSSSVTHNGSVCGNDTQAAVVAVQFGEGHSWSINITKTNETYQGDFITLTYNTNDTAVFPDAKRKGPVTVLMKDPAHPVQLNTVFVCHNSFVIEEKNTTQIFWNVTVQAFVQNGTVSKKETRCPADTPTSAPTVPPTIANVTTASTTTLSPAPTTAPKPVENPDTGNYSLKSGNKTCFLATVGLQLNVSQDKPLLININPKTTVADGACGNTTATLKLNDGNSTLIGFTFAVKNTSASVQKFYLREVNVTLLNHLNGSVISSADNNNLSKWDAFLGSSYMCRKEQTLQINENVQVHTFNLWIQPFLVEANKFATAEECIADSDLNFLIPVAVGVALGFLIILVFISYIIGRRKSRTGYQSV
- the LAMP2 gene encoding lysosome-associated membrane glycoprotein 2 isoform X2; the protein is MTASEVFVAPARPGRSPCPGVPTAGSSSSTAAMGPRRSAASSRGRLLLPLLLLGVSGFFQSYAVEVDIKDASNATCLYANWMMRFLITYESNNGDYKTTTLNLSSSVTHNGSVCGNDTQAAVVAVQFGEGHSWSINITKTNETYQGDFITLTYNTNDTAVFPDAKRKGPVTVLMKDPAHPVQLNTVFVCHNSFVIEEKNTTQIFWNVTVQAFVQNGTVSKKETRCPADTPTSAPTVPPTIANVTTASTTTLSPAPTTAPKPVENPDTGNYSLKSGNKTCFLATVGLQLNVSQDKPLLININPKTTVADGACGNTTATLKLNDGNSTLIGFTFAVKNTSASVQKFYLREVNVTLLNHLNGSVISSADNNNLSKWDAFLGSSYMCRKEQTLQINENVQVHTFNLWIQPFLVEANKFATAQECSLDDDSILIPIVVGAALAVLIAIIVVAYIIGRRKSYAGYQTL